In bacterium, the following are encoded in one genomic region:
- a CDS encoding GH32 C-terminal domain-containing protein translates to GEPLKLRIFLDKSIMEVFANDRQCLTARVHPKRDDSMGIKLFSKGGSITVKTLNAWDIAPSNCW, encoded by the coding sequence CCGGCGAGCCGCTCAAACTGCGCATCTTCCTGGACAAATCCATCATGGAAGTGTTCGCCAACGACCGCCAATGCCTAACCGCCCGCGTCCACCCAAAACGCGATGACAGTATGGGGATAAAACTGTTCAGTAAAGGCGGAAGTATAACCGTCAAGACACTAAATGCCTGGGACATAGCGCCGTCGAATTGCTGGTAA